The stretch of DNA ccgagaAAAGGCATTAGTTACATTTGTAATGGTTTCAATTAGGTACAAGAGCATAACAGTTTCAAGGTACATAGCTTCGTATTTACAATGCAACGTTacatacactaatacataacaatattattttataattcTGAACTAACATAAGGTCAGCGGAGGCAGGGGGGAGATAGAATTACACTaaccaaatggatttttttgctcCCCTTCCATCTGGGCACCTGTCTTACCTGCCAGTTTACAAACGAGTTTTGAAACTGTCCTTAATTTCAAAATCAGCTTCTTTGGTGATTCAGTAGCTTGTTGTTAAAGGATGGGGGGAGGGTAGAATCAAGGACCCTGCCAGCCTCATAGATCTAAttctgaggtgtgtgtgtatgtgaaatcTGCTCAACATATAAAtagaacatgcatttaaaaaattcaaatataaAGCACAATTGAAACATATGAAATCCAAATTGGACCACAGCATTCTTGCATAATATCCATAGTGGAAGTAGCAATATTAATACAATAAATATTGATAACAAAAagatggggggggtgtctttccaCCAAAGAAATCTAGACGTGGTCATCACTAATCCTCAGGTCTCAAAACCAGATTTCCTTTTATTATTCAAATGgctgataatatatatatataattaatggTTCCAAAAAGCTAGAATCACATTCACAGAAAGATGTTACAACAATAAATAGCCCCTTGAAGGTCAGAAATGTCtcttgcatttgtttgtttgtttgtttgatagtGTTACAGAATTGGAGTTGAACTAAATTGGTTTTGGTGattctctccacccccattattttaTAGCTGTAAGAGGATTCTGCAGAAGGTTGGATATCCTGGTTGGATAATCTTAAGCTTGCAGATTCCCTGAGAGGTTGGGTCTTTCAATAACCAAAGAGGTGGCCAAGTACAAGTGATTTGTTGCCTTAAGAAATAATGGTGAGAGTTCAGTCTGGAAGGGGGCATGTCCTTTTCCCCCTCGCCTGACTGGAAGCGATGTCATTAAAGTGTTTATAAAAGAGAACAATATATTGACAGCCTTGATCAGACTCAGAGAGCAGTGGAAatactttcctccctccctctattcCACACCTCcttttttgtcttgtttgtttgtttgtttgtgcctgTATAGCCAGTGCCTGTAGCAACAGCAATAGAACCGGGCAGAAAACAAACtctccgaagaagaagaagaagaagaagaagaagaagaagaagaagaagaagaagaagaagaagaagaagaagaagaggaggaggagtttggatttgacatcccgctttatcactacccgaaggagtctcaaagcggctaacattctccttttcccttcctcccccaaaacaaacactctgtgaggtgagtggggctgagagacttcaaataagtgtgactagcccaaagtcacccagcagctgcatgtggaggagcggagaagcgaacccggttccccagattacgagtctaccgctcttaaccacttaaCGAAGAACATCCAGCTCCTCCATATAAAAATCAGCAAAAGTCACTAAGTCAAGCATCATTGCACATATTTTCGCAGCGCATTAAGTGTGACTGCCAAGTCCACACCTGTAGAGTGTGGGAGAGTCAGAGGAAAGAACTCTATTCTTGAGGTGAAAGACATGGGCTACTTGAAAGCACTTTTGCAAGCAGCCCTGGActgctcttcaattctatgaaaaCTGAAGAGCAGTTTGTGTAAGGACTTTCAAACAGCCCCACAGTGTGCTTTGGAGTCCCAACAGCCCCCTGATGACACATGGTGacaggtgattgacagatgggtggccccacccacctgtcaaatttggcccttcAAGGATGGGGCGATAGGAATACAGCATATCAGGAGTAATtccaacccttaaaaaaaaaaagttacataagTTTTTCTGGTACAAACCTCGTGGCAGTTTCAACCAAAGGAGAAAGATTACACATTTTATGAAGTCACCCAATAATTTATTCGTTTTTTACATCGCCATGGTTAACTCAGAAAGTGAAGTAAGCAAATACAGGAGGAaacatttatgttgttgttgttgttgctgctgctgctgctgttgttacaagCATTTGAAAGTTTGGAAAATATACCACTGAAGGGCACCTAGACAATATGTTAATGTTTAATTCAGAGTTTGTTCTGACAATAAAACTGATAATTGAAGCATGTTTTAATTTCAATAATTCTCCAGAAGACTTTCCTGTAACACAAACTGGGAGGTCTTCAAAGCAGTCACTACAAGAGAAATCAAATAAAAAGCtgcatattttgaaaaagaaaaaaagaccgtTAACAAGTTAATAACACAGATTAAAGATGTGGTGCAACAACGTAAAAGGACAAACACTATTTCAAAGACTTGATgctattaaaaaaacacttaaTTTAGTATGGTGTTCATAGGTTTGTAAATTATCAACTTGGGTCAAATAACTACTTAACATTATTTCCAGAATAAGGAAACAATCCATACAGTTAAAGCATTTGATAAAATGGAGTGGTCTATTCTGGGAGCTGCACAAAATGTAAATAGACACTACTTTAATATCCTGGATTATGATGTTTTCAAACCCTACTGCTTCAAAATAGACAAAGTACAATCAGAtacatttaaattaaatagatgCACTAGACAGGAATGCCAATTATCAAGGTTACTATTTAATTATCAGTGAAACTTATGGTTAAAGCTATTAGACTGGATCACATAAATAAAGGGTTGGCAATATTAACAAAccacttaaaaataaattgtaTGCAGGTGACATTGTGCTAATTCTGAAAGATCCAGAAAAATCATTTGAGCCAGTTGTACAGTAACTTTAAAAACTATAGAAGACAGAATTGAAAATAAATATCAAATCCCTTCATCAACAGTATTAATTTCCCCACACTTTTACAATGAACTCCCAAACACTGGAGAATCGTCTTGTCCTCTTAAGACTTGAGCAGAAGTCATTCTTATTGAACTGAACCATAGAACATCATCAGTGGTCATGCCCTCAGTGAGTATCTTTCTGTCCAAAGGACTGTGGTTCACAAGTTCTTAACAGTTATTGATAGTGACTATTAGGAAAGTGGgagaaatttgtttttgttttttttcaaattctAATATGAACCAACCTAAATAACAGTTGCTAAAACAATTTATGAAGCAAAACAGAGTTGCCCTTCAAAAGTCATATTTCTCTGAATTCTCTAATGCAATTATCCAACCAATTTGTACAGAAATGGGCATATTAGAGGAAAGCATgcatagtgaaaataacatacaaaaagacattatattaggggaaattgcttgcaaaaaaaacctggaaaataCGCAAAatgtatgtatattaggagaaatgtcacTAAAATGTTGCTGAATTTTTGTGAGGTCTGGTCTtaactctctgcccccccccccaaattgtggaAATATGGTGACCTGAACTTAAAATTGaaacaatgagaaactgagaacaaCTAAAATTGAATTATTCATCCATCAATAGTGACTTTTAATAAAAAGGAAGCTGTATCTCCTCAGACTAAATGCTTCTGTTGTTTTCTCCGGTGTCCTTTTCTATTATACTTAAAAGGAGAGTGACTGTATTCCATGGACAAGCCACTGATCATTTCCAGACTTCTCAGAATTCATTGCATTCAGGCTTAGAAATCAGAGACTTGTTGAGAACAAATAATAGATAAACTGAACATAACTATATGAAAAGTATTAAAGCACTTTTCTTACCTGGATATTATCTTTACATTCCTCTACTTGACTGGGGAGATCTTGAGAATTATTTGAATTCCTCGGATTCAGCTGAGTGTTAGGAGGCTCCACAGAGAAAACAGGAAATAGGGGCCTGAGAAACCGGAACTCGCTGTTCAGAGACCCACCAGCTAAGCACACCTCATAGTTGTAAGCCTGGGATAGAGATCCAGCACCAGGATCCGCAGAGATCTCCTGGGAATCTGGTCCCACAGGGAAATTGGCTGCAGAGTTGTAGGTTGTTATGAACTTTTCACGTTTCTGCAACTTGATTACAATAAACGCCACTACAGAAATGAGAAAAATACTTGAGATGGCAGCCAAGCAGATGATCAAATACATAGTCAGGTTGGGGTCTTCCTCCTCCACAGTTTCCTCCTTTGGGAGAGCCACACTTTTCAGATAAGGGTCAGAGAAGCCGTCCACTAGAAGGATTCTGAGCGTGGCAGAGGTGGACTGGGGAGGATGTCCATTGTCTCGAACGACCACAACCAGATTCTGCTTGAAGCTGTCTCGGTTACTGACTGGCCTCAGGGTGGTCACTTCTCCATTCTGGGCCCCCACCGTGAACAGACCCGGTTCTGTGGCCTTCAGCAGCTGATAGGAAAGCCAAGAGTTCTGAGCAGAATCCCTGTCCACAGCCACCACCTTGGTGACCAGGTAGCCAGTCTCTGCCCCTCGGGGAACCAGGTCATTCGAGGGGGAAGTGCCATTCTGGAGAGGGTAGAGGATGAAGGGGGCATTGTCATTTTCATCCACAACCTGAACACGGATCATAACCTCTGAGCTCAGTGGAGGGGAGCCTGAATCCACAGCCCTCACCGTCACATGGAAATCTCTTACCTCCTCATAATCCAGAGACCGAATGGCATACAGGTTCCCCGTTTCAGAGTTGATGGAGATGTAAGAGGATGTGGGGCCATCATTGACCTTCCCAGGCAAAAGCGAGTAGGTCACTTTGGCATTCTGCGCTGTGTCCAGATCAACAGCATGGATGAAACCGATCAGAAGACCAGGAATATTGTTTTCTCTTAACTGCATTTCATGGAATGGCTTTTCAAACACTGGAGGGTTGTCATTGACATCTGAGATTTGAACATGAAGTATTCTTGTGGAAGTGAGTCTGGGGGAGCCTCTGTCCGTGGCTGTGATAGTAATGTTATATTCACTGACTTTTTCTCTGTCCAGTGGCTGTTGGGTCACCAGCTGGTAATAGTTGTTCTCTGTGGGTTTGAGTACAAATGGCAGGTTTACTTCAGTGGTGCAGGCAGTTCTGCCACTTTCTCCAGAGTCCACGTCTGTGACACTAAAGAGGGCCACCACTGTGTCTGGGGGAGAATCCTCAGGTAAGAGACTTTTGATGGATGTGATGGTAATCTCTGGAGCATTGTCGTTCTCATCCTCAATCTCTACAAAGACTTTACAGTAAGCAGAAAGTCCCCCTCCATCTGTGGCTCTTATTTTCATCTCATAATTTGTGCTTTCTTCATAATCAATTGTTGCTGCAGTTGTAAGTTCCCCGGTGTGTTTATTTAACTTGAAGATTCTCAACACATTTTCTGACACTTGGCTGAAATAGTAAGTGATGCGAGCATTAGCACCAATATCCCTGTCAGTGGCTTCCACTTTTACAACCGGTGTATCCAATGGGCTGTTTTCCATTAGTCTCACTTTGTACACAGATTGTTCAAATTGAGGAAGATTATCATTGTTATCCAGAACATCAATAATAATTTGTGCTGTCCCAGTTCTTTTTGGGATCCCTCCATCAACAGCAGACAGAATAAGGGAAATCTGTGGATTCACCTCACGGTCCAGCGGTTTCTCTAACACCAGTTCTGCGTATTTGCTGCCATCGCTGTGACTTTGCACATCCAGCCTAAAATGTTCATTAGGACTAAGGGTGTAGTTCTGAACAGCATTTTCTCCTTTGTCTGTATCTTCTGCTCTTTCCAAAGGAAATCTGATATCCACAGGAGTCTGCTCAGGTATTTCAAGATGGAATTGATTTTTAGAGAATTTTGGGGAATTATCATTCACATCCTCTATCTGAATTTCAATTCTGTGTAGCTGTAATGGATCTTCCAGCACAATTTCAGAGAGTAGAACACAAGGTTCATTCTGACCACACAGGGACTCTCGATCTATTCTATCCTTTATTATCACATCCCCAGAATGAGGATCCAGCTGAAAATACTGCTTGGAGCTCTTAGAAACTAGGTGGGCTCTCCGAGCAGACAGCTCCTTTGCATCCACGCTCAAATCTTTTAGCACATTTGCCACCAGAAATCCGTTTTTCTTTTCCTCTGGCACTGAATAGCGGAAAGACTCACACATTGCTACAGACATGCAAAGATATAATAAAGGAGACAAAACTTGCCTGCTGCTGTGGTGTATTTCCATTCTCCCAGCCTCACTTCCAGTCAGCTATTTGATATAAGGTGGTTCTTTTGACGTTGTCTGTTATGTGTCTGTTATATGTCCCGAGTACAATTATTCATTTCTTTTGCTATATTTTTAATGGACTGTGTGTCCTTCTGAAAGATTTGCCTGAAATGAAGATCCGTTTCCTTTGTATGCTTCCTTTGCATAATGGCTCTGGGAGAGCAGTTGCTCACTACAGTACTATATAATCTATGTTGTGTAAGAGCACCACCTTGTGTTTGAACTGCAATGTAGCTCCCAAAACATTACCAGGTACCAACTCACATAGAAAGATCTCATGTAACAGCTTCTATTTTATGATTGTATTCTTAACCATTAATTGATATATTAAAAGGCTGTCACCTTGCATTCCCCATCAAgatatttgttgagacattgtGATGGCCCCAAACATTCACAAATTATCGAGAGGACTGTTGCTGGCATAAACTGTTCACAGCCACTGTGGCCTCCATGAAGGAACAAGTAAAATGATACAACTTTTTGTATCATACAACATTTCAGCTTccagctcttcttcttctcctcttcctcctcctcctcgtcacACACAGATTCACTTGTTCTGAAGAGCCATCTGACAGACCCTGACTATGACTTGAGTGCCATTTTATCTCCAGCCAGTCATTTCAAATTTGAATGGAATTCTCCCCTCTCGTTATGATGAAATGTCATTGTATGTGCAAAGTGAACAGATTCTCAAGTCTGTTTGTTAGCTTTATAAGTTAGAGAAGGTTAAATTGGTGAATGTTGTTGTGCTTGCTTATTAAGATTTGTTCCAAATTAGTACATTGATTTTGAATCTTCATATAGAACACAATACATGGTACATTGAGTGAAAAATATTATGTGAAGGTATGATGGACTATTTGGGAGCTCCATGTCCTTTATTGCTCACACTTGAGGCAGCACAGGAATGGAAGGTAGTTAAACAAGAGTTTCAGATTCTATTGTCGGCTACGCAGTAAGATGAAAAACCAGATATATAGGAAATTGCTGTTTTTCTTAATGTGCTGGGCATTGTATAATTCCTTTGAGCTGTCTGCTGAAGAAACGGTTATAAGGCACCAAAGGAAAAGTACTGTCTTCCTAAAAGTAACATGACAAATGGAAATATGAATTTAGATCAAAATATTAGCAAGATGGAGAAGCATTTGGAATGTTTCAGATTTCAGAGCAAAAAGGTTGACTTGCAGTTTTGGAAGCGATTCCTTAACAATGTGGCATACAGGGAGATGGTCTGATCTAAATCATGATATAGAAGCTTCTGTAAAAGATTGTGAGTTATGCTTCAAATATCAGAATAAAGTAAAACAacctatgattattattatggaattttTTAGCACCATGATCAAAAGTGAGAATGGATTTGTTTGAATAGGAGGGTCATCAATATTTACTTGTTCTTGACCATTATTCACATTATCCAGAGATCTGAACTAAATAATCTCAGTGCA from Zootoca vivipara chromosome 8, rZooViv1.1, whole genome shotgun sequence encodes:
- the LOC118079380 gene encoding protocadherin beta-16-like; this translates as MEIHHSSRQVLSPLLYLCMSVAMCESFRYSVPEEKKNGFLVANVLKDLSVDAKELSARRAHLVSKSSKQYFQLDPHSGDVIIKDRIDRESLCGQNEPCVLLSEIVLEDPLQLHRIEIQIEDVNDNSPKFSKNQFHLEIPEQTPVDIRFPLERAEDTDKGENAVQNYTLSPNEHFRLDVQSHSDGSKYAELVLEKPLDREVNPQISLILSAVDGGIPKRTGTAQIIIDVLDNNDNLPQFEQSVYKVRLMENSPLDTPVVKVEATDRDIGANARITYYFSQVSENVLRIFKLNKHTGELTTAATIDYEESTNYEMKIRATDGGGLSAYCKVFVEIEDENDNAPEITITSIKSLLPEDSPPDTVVALFSVTDVDSGESGRTACTTEVNLPFVLKPTENNYYQLVTQQPLDREKVSEYNITITATDRGSPRLTSTRILHVQISDVNDNPPVFEKPFHEMQLRENNIPGLLIGFIHAVDLDTAQNAKVTYSLLPGKVNDGPTSSYISINSETGNLYAIRSLDYEEVRDFHVTVRAVDSGSPPLSSEVMIRVQVVDENDNAPFILYPLQNGTSPSNDLVPRGAETGYLVTKVVAVDRDSAQNSWLSYQLLKATEPGLFTVGAQNGEVTTLRPVSNRDSFKQNLVVVVRDNGHPPQSTSATLRILLVDGFSDPYLKSVALPKEETVEEEDPNLTMYLIICLAAISSIFLISVVAFIVIKLQKREKFITTYNSAANFPVGPDSQEISADPGAGSLSQAYNYEVCLAGGSLNSEFRFLRPLFPVFSVEPPNTQLNPRNSNNSQDLPSQVEECKDNIQVRKVL